A single genomic interval of Camelina sativa cultivar DH55 chromosome 11, Cs, whole genome shotgun sequence harbors:
- the LOC104727945 gene encoding transcription factor MYC4-like, with protein MSPTSVQLTDYHLDQSTDGPTNLWSTEDDASVMEAFIGGSDHSSLFPPLPPPPLAPPALSQVNEDTLQQRLQALIEGANESWAYAVFWQLSYDFAGEDVEGGGVGGVGLTNNNNNTALLGWGDGYYKGEEEKSRKKKTNPASAAEQEHRKRVVRELNALISGGGGEVVNNGGSDEAGDEEVTDTEWFFLVSMTQSFVYGTGLPGQAFSSSNTIWLSGSNALAGSSCERARQGQIYGLQTMVCVPCENGVVELGSSEVIHQSSDLVDKVDTFFNFNNGGGGCESGSWAFNLNPDQGENDPGMWISEPGVELGLVAPVIINTGNNSTSNSDSQQISKLCNGGSSVENPKLQVTKSGEMVSFKNGVENGFSSGQSRFMGEDSSNKKRSPVSNNEEGMLSFTSVSVLPRPAKSGDSNHSDLEASVVKEAESNRTVVEPEKKPRKRGRKPANGREEPLNHVEAERQRREKLNQRFYSLRAVVPNVSKMDKASLLGDAISYINELKSKLLKAESDKEELQKQIDGMKRNQEPGVSVEMEVDVKIIGWDAMIRVQCSKRNHPGAKFMEALKELDLEVNHASLSVVNDLMIQQATVKMGNEFFTQDQLKVALMEKVGECS; from the exons ATGTCTCCGACGAGTGTTCAGTTAACCGACTACCATCTCGACCAATCAACAGACGGTCCAACAAATCTCTGGTCAACCGAAGACGATGCGTCAGTGATGGAAGCTTTCATCGGCGGCTCTGATCattcttctctgtttcctccacttcctcctcctcctcttgctCCTCCAGCCCTATCTCAGGTCAACGAAGATACTCTCCAACAACGACTCCAAGCTTTAATCGAAGGAGCAAACGAGAGCTGGGCCTACGCTGTGTTCTGGCAATTATCTTACGATTTCGCCGGAGAAGACGTCGAAGGAGGAGGAGTAGGAGGAGTAGGActaaccaacaacaacaacaacacggcGTTGTTAGGTTGGGGAGATGGTTAttacaaaggagaagaagagaaatctaggaagaagaaaacgaaccCAGCTAGTGCAGCTGAGCAAGAGCATCGTAAGAGAGTGGTTAGAGAGCTCAACGCTTTGATctccggaggaggaggagaagtagTTAACAATGGTGGCTCTGATGAAGCAGGAGATGAAGAAGTTACAGATACTGAATGGTTCTTCTTGGTTTCGATGACACAGAGCTTTGTCTACGGTACTGGTTTACCTGGACAAGCTTTCTCGAGTTCGAACACGATTTGGCTATCTGGGTCTAACGCGTTAGCTGGATCGAGTTGTGAGAGAGCTCGTCAAGGTCAGATTTATGGGTTACAGACAATGGTGTGTGTACCATGTGAGAACGGCGTCGTTGAGCTTGGTTCGTCGGAGGTTATACATCAAAGCTCAGATCTTGTTGATAAAGTTGACACCTTTTTCAACTTTAAcaacggtggtggtggttgtgaaTCTGGTTCTTGGGCGTTTAATTTGAATCCAGATCAAGGAGAGAATGATCCGGGTATGTGGATTAGTGAACCTGGAGTTGAGTTGGGTCTTGTAGCTCCGGTGATCATCAATACTGGTAACAACTCAACTTCTAACTCTGATTCTCAACAAATTTCGAAGCTTTGCAATGGTGGAAGCTCTgttgaaaaccctaaacttcAAGTTACTAAATCCGGTGAGATGGTGAGTTTCAAGAATGGGGTTGAGAATGGCTTCTCCTCTGGTCAAAGCCGGTTTATGGGAGAAGATAGTAGTAACAAGAAGAGGTCTCCGGTTTCGAATAACGAAGAAGGAATGCTTTCATTCACCTCTGTTTCTGTTCTACCACGGCCTGCGAAATCAGGGGACTCGAACCACTCTGATCTTGAAGCTTCGGTGGTTAAAGAAGCTGAGAGTAACAGAACTGTGGTTGAACCGGAGAAGAAACCGAGGAAACGAGGGAGGAAACCGGCTAATGGAAGAGAAGAGCCTTTGAACCATGTTGAAgcagagagacagagaagagagaagctGAATCAGAGATTCTACTCTTTGAGAGCTGTGGTTCCTAATGTCTCTAAGATGGATAAAGCTTCTCTCTTAGGAGACGCTATTTCGTATATCAATGAGCTTAAGTCGAAGCTGCTGAAGGCTGAGTCTGATAAAGAAGAGTTGCAGAAGCAGATTGATGGGATGA AACGGAATCAAGAACCGGGTGTGTCGGTTGAGATGGAGGTTGATGTGAAGATCATTGGTTGGGATGCGATGATAAGGGTTCAATGCAGTAAGAGGAATCATCCTGGTGCTAAGTTCATGGAAGCACTCAAGGAACTTGATTTGGAAGTGAATCACGCGAGTTTATCAGTAGTGAATGATCTTATGATCCAACAAGCGACTGTGAAAATGGGGAATGAGTTCTTTACGCAAGATCAGCTTAAGGTTGCTCTAATGGAGAAAGTCGGAGAATGCTCATGA